Proteins co-encoded in one Medicago truncatula cultivar Jemalong A17 chromosome 8, MtrunA17r5.0-ANR, whole genome shotgun sequence genomic window:
- the LOC25499992 gene encoding uncharacterized protein isoform X1 yields MIFQNSLKLDALSGRTGPCSQPMPRAKKTLSRVAVTRASSEKYSDFSLPRSDISKEQRKSCDICRRFENVLNHIPVCSGCKVLLEIYRVVKAGCGGCAITSSKNYSGVHGNKSSIMNSFS; encoded by the exons atgatttttcagAATTCATTGAAGTTGGATGCCTTAAGTGGGCGGACTGGTCCATGTTCTCAGCCAATGCCCCGTGCCAAAAAGACTCTTTCTAGAGTTGCTGTCACAAGAGCTTCGTCAGAGAaatattcagatttttctttGCCAAGATCAGATATTTCTAAGGAGCAACGTAAATCATGTGATATCTGCAGACGATTTGAGAATGTGTTAAATCATATCCCAGTATGCTCTGGTTGCAAG GTTTTGTTGGAGATATATAGAGTGGTAAAG GCCGGCTGTGGAGGATGTGCGATAACCTCTTCAAAAAACTATTCAGGTGTACACGGGAATAAAAGTAGTATAATGAACTCGTTCTCATAA
- the LOC25499992 gene encoding uncharacterized protein isoform X2, producing MNMDNFKKDIDELIAQFTQNLTKYADIFHEVQGNADDPHKSSLSVCDSEQNSTACLQNASMLSDQYIPTHSASEPTLPGFIKLEAIFSYAHPFFR from the exons ATGAATATGGATAATTTCAAGAAGGACATTGATGAACTTATAGCTCAATTCACACAG AATTTAACCAAGTATGCGGATATATTTCATGAGGTTCAAG GGAATGCTGATGACCCCCACAAATCCAGCTTATCTGTATGCGATTCAGAACAGAACTCTACTGCTTGTTTGCAGAATGCATCTATGCTTTCCGATCAGTACATTCCAACTCATTCTGCTTCAGAACCAACCCTTCCTGGTTTCAT AAAACTGGAGGCAATCTTTAGTTACGCTCACCCATTCTTCCGTTGA